From a region of the uncultured Draconibacterium sp. genome:
- a CDS encoding glycoside hydrolase family 9 protein: MTKRAFLSFVLVFVAVCVFAQQKVIRINQLGYLPQSVKVAVFLSTEAENAEHFQVFDALNDKLVYEANVKQVDGSDWGMKTAFRLDFSAVTESGGYYLKFGEIHSPSFQISPEVYDGTADFLLNYMRQQRCGYNPYLQDSCHLHDGIIVDHPTKTGQKIDVTGGWHDASDYLQYLTTSANATYQLLYAYEQNPAVFKDDYRENGESGANGIPDILDEAKWGLDWMVKMNPSASEMYNQIADDRDHRGYRLPNKDTVSYGLEGTYRPVYFISGNPQGLAEHKNRTTGVSSSAAKYASSFALGAMMMKEFYPEFAKQIAEKAGEAYIFALSDLGACQTACNVSPYFYEEANYVDDLELAATTLYQLTSDDYYLLEAKKWGSVENVTPWMSAGFARHYQFYPFVNIGHVKLAEKDENFATYLKQGLTHLYDRGKDDPFLNGIPFIWCSNNLVAAALTQARAYEEITGDQTFAEMEAALRDWLFGCNPWGTSMICGLPASGDNPQLPHSSITKILGETTYGGLVDGPVYNSIFSGLIGIEIQQPDPFEAFNKGKAVYHDDMGDYSSNEPTMDGTASLSYYLSSMEKTGLDQQNEYEKDAQGAIRYIHPKEKNIYLVFSAHDKAEGAEHILKTLDKRDCKASFFFTGDFLRDKQFQPIIKKVIKDGHYLGAHSDKHLLYCDWTNRDSLLVDRTTFEQDLNENYKALQQFGIKSENSCWFLPPFEWYNSATVNWASAMGLRTINFSPGIRSNADYTTPDMANYMASDKIFKSILKVEEEQGLNGAIMLIHPGTEENRTDKFYLRLEELIETLQAKGYRFERLP; this comes from the coding sequence ATGACAAAGCGAGCTTTTCTCTCATTTGTTTTGGTGTTTGTTGCTGTATGTGTTTTTGCACAGCAGAAAGTTATTCGTATCAATCAGCTGGGATATTTGCCTCAGTCGGTAAAGGTTGCTGTTTTTCTTTCAACAGAAGCTGAAAACGCTGAACACTTTCAGGTATTTGATGCCCTCAACGATAAACTGGTTTATGAGGCAAATGTAAAACAGGTTGATGGCTCTGATTGGGGAATGAAGACCGCTTTTCGCCTTGATTTTTCTGCTGTAACAGAAAGTGGCGGTTATTACCTGAAGTTTGGTGAAATCCATTCTCCGTCATTTCAAATATCCCCCGAAGTTTACGACGGAACAGCAGATTTCCTATTAAACTACATGCGCCAGCAGCGTTGTGGTTACAATCCGTATTTGCAGGATTCCTGCCATTTGCACGATGGAATAATTGTAGATCATCCGACAAAAACGGGGCAAAAAATAGATGTGACCGGTGGCTGGCACGATGCCTCAGACTACCTGCAATACCTTACAACTTCGGCTAATGCCACTTACCAGTTGTTGTATGCTTACGAGCAAAATCCTGCAGTTTTTAAAGATGATTACCGGGAAAATGGAGAATCCGGCGCAAACGGAATTCCTGATATTCTGGATGAAGCAAAATGGGGCCTCGACTGGATGGTAAAAATGAATCCCTCAGCAAGTGAGATGTACAACCAGATTGCCGACGACAGAGATCACCGCGGGTATCGTTTGCCCAATAAAGATACGGTGAGCTACGGATTGGAAGGAACTTACCGCCCGGTGTATTTTATTAGCGGAAATCCACAAGGGCTGGCGGAGCATAAAAACCGCACGACCGGAGTTTCGTCGAGTGCAGCAAAATATGCGTCATCATTTGCTTTGGGAGCGATGATGATGAAAGAGTTTTATCCCGAGTTTGCCAAACAAATAGCAGAAAAGGCCGGTGAAGCTTACATTTTTGCATTGAGTGATTTGGGAGCATGTCAAACAGCTTGTAACGTGTCGCCATATTTTTACGAGGAAGCCAATTATGTAGACGACCTTGAACTGGCGGCCACAACTTTATATCAGTTAACCAGTGATGATTATTATTTGCTTGAAGCCAAAAAATGGGGCAGTGTTGAGAATGTTACGCCCTGGATGTCGGCAGGTTTTGCGCGTCATTACCAGTTTTACCCTTTTGTGAATATTGGGCATGTTAAGCTGGCCGAAAAGGATGAAAACTTTGCAACTTATCTGAAACAGGGATTAACGCATCTTTACGATCGTGGAAAGGATGATCCGTTCCTGAATGGCATCCCATTTATCTGGTGCTCGAATAATTTGGTGGCGGCCGCGCTTACGCAGGCCCGCGCTTACGAAGAAATTACCGGCGACCAAACATTTGCTGAAATGGAAGCCGCTTTGCGCGACTGGCTTTTTGGTTGTAATCCCTGGGGAACAAGTATGATCTGCGGTTTACCGGCGAGTGGCGATAATCCGCAGTTGCCACATTCGTCCATCACAAAAATACTTGGTGAAACCACTTATGGCGGTTTGGTAGACGGGCCGGTTTATAATTCCATTTTTTCCGGACTTATTGGTATTGAAATTCAGCAACCCGATCCGTTTGAAGCTTTTAACAAAGGCAAAGCGGTTTATCACGATGATATGGGCGATTATTCGTCCAACGAGCCAACCATGGACGGCACGGCAAGTCTGAGTTACTATTTGTCGTCGATGGAAAAAACAGGGCTCGATCAGCAGAATGAATATGAAAAAGATGCTCAGGGAGCTATTCGGTATATTCATCCCAAAGAAAAAAATATTTACCTCGTATTTTCGGCACACGATAAAGCTGAAGGTGCTGAGCATATTTTAAAGACATTGGATAAAAGGGATTGTAAAGCATCATTCTTTTTTACGGGCGATTTTTTGCGCGACAAACAATTTCAACCGATCATAAAAAAAGTAATAAAAGACGGGCATTATCTGGGGGCGCATTCCGATAAGCACCTGTTGTACTGCGACTGGACCAATCGGGATTCGCTGCTGGTTGACCGAACTACTTTTGAGCAGGATTTGAACGAAAACTACAAGGCTTTGCAACAATTTGGAATCAAGAGCGAAAATTCTTGCTGGTTTTTGCCGCCTTTTGAATGGTATAATTCGGCAACGGTAAACTGGGCTTCGGCAATGGGGTTACGCACCATCAACTTTTCGCCCGGAATAAGAAGTAACGCCGATTATACAACACCAGATATGGCGAATTATATGGCATCCGATAAAATCTTTAAAAGCATTTTAAAGGTTGAGGAAGAGCAGGGCTTAAACGGCGCAATTATGCTGATTCATCCCGGAACGGAAGAAAATAGAACAGATAAATTTTATCTTCGTTTGGAAGAACTGATAGAGACATTACAGGCAAAAGGATATCGTTTCGAACGATTGCCATAG